The following proteins come from a genomic window of Lycium ferocissimum isolate CSIRO_LF1 chromosome 4, AGI_CSIRO_Lferr_CH_V1, whole genome shotgun sequence:
- the LOC132052000 gene encoding uncharacterized protein At2g34160-like — protein MEGITEGVNNMTVSADTPKKNRIQVSNTKKSLFFYVNLSKRYMQQYNEVELSALGMAISTVVTIAEILKNNGFAIEKKIRTLTVDMRDEPGARPIPKAKIEIVLGKTEKFDELMAAEAEQNGDNEEQN, from the exons atggaagGAATAACAGAAGGAGTGAACAACATGACTGTCTCAGCTGACACTCCAAAGAAGAACAGAATCCAAGTTTCTAACACTAAGAAATCCCTTTTCTTCTATGTTAACCTCTccaag AGGTACATGCAACAGTACAATGAAGTGGAACTCTCTGCTCTTGGGATGG CTATTTCGACAGTGGTTACCATTGCTGAAATTCTCAAGAACAATGGATTCGCCATTGAGAAGA AGATAAGGACACTCACAGTGGACATGAGGGATGAACCAGGAGCCCGACCAATACCAAAAGCAAAG ATTGAAATAGTGCTGGGCAAGACTGAGAAGTTTGATGAGTTAATGGCTGCAGAAGCAGAGCAAAATGGGGACAATGAGGAGCAGAACTGA